In a single window of the Sediminicoccus sp. KRV36 genome:
- a CDS encoding aspartate/glutamate racemase family protein, with product MRLLVANANTTEAITQRCAAAAREAAAAGTQIIPATPRFGPEVISTRAENIIAGHALLALLAEHAGQVDAVLLAVSHDTALEAARQLMPCPVVGMTEAACFTACLVGGRFGLVTFGGVETYRERITQHGLATRLAALIGVDATPQESVRDPEGVRRKVQAGIAHAVAEGAESVILGGAALAGFAAGMQAEASVPLLDGIACGVKLAEMLVALKLPKPQSGSFAAPRGRNSMGLTPELAAMLKG from the coding sequence ATGCGTCTGCTCGTCGCCAATGCCAACACCACCGAGGCCATCACGCAGCGCTGCGCCGCCGCCGCGCGAGAGGCCGCCGCGGCCGGCACGCAGATCATTCCCGCGACGCCGCGCTTCGGGCCGGAGGTGATCAGCACGCGGGCGGAGAATATCATCGCCGGCCATGCCCTGCTGGCGCTGCTGGCCGAGCATGCGGGCCAGGTGGATGCGGTGCTGCTGGCGGTCAGTCATGACACCGCGCTGGAAGCCGCGCGCCAGCTCATGCCCTGCCCGGTGGTGGGGATGACGGAAGCCGCCTGTTTCACCGCCTGCCTCGTGGGCGGGCGCTTCGGCCTCGTGACCTTCGGTGGCGTGGAGACCTACCGTGAGCGCATCACGCAACACGGGCTGGCCACACGCCTTGCCGCGCTGATCGGCGTGGATGCGACCCCGCAGGAGAGTGTGCGGGACCCCGAGGGCGTGCGGCGCAAGGTCCAGGCCGGCATCGCGCACGCGGTGGCCGAAGGGGCCGAGAGCGTGATCCTCGGCGGTGCCGCGCTGGCCGGCTTCGCGGCCGGGATGCAGGCGGAGGCTTCCGTGCCCCTGCTGGATGGCATCGCCTGCGGGGTGAAGCTGGCCGAAATGCTGGTGGCGTTGAAGCTGCCCAAGCCACAGAGCGGAAGCTTTGCCGCGCCGCGCGGGCGGAACAGCATGGGGCTGACGCCAGAGCTGGCGGCGATGCTGAAAGGCTAG
- a CDS encoding DMT family transporter, giving the protein MFVFGTQDAISRYLAEIYSVLGILLIRYWFFAGFVVLRAARSPGGIGGVIRSKRPFVQSLRGVMLVVQVWMIVNAFKLLGLVETHAIFACYPLIITALAGPVLGERVTLMRWLTILAGALGVLLILRPGPGMFSPAALLVLLAALNFAAYGLITRLVARDDPPETSFFYTGLAGAAAITLLTPWIWTPIAFADWGWMGLLCISGTLGHYFLIRALDLAEASRLQPLAYLQLVFAAALGVLVFAEPLPWTTVMGGALVVAAGVVNMRLTRMGR; this is encoded by the coding sequence CTTGCCGAAATCTATTCGGTGCTGGGCATCCTGCTGATCCGCTACTGGTTCTTCGCGGGCTTCGTGGTGCTGCGCGCCGCGCGTTCGCCCGGCGGGATCGGCGGCGTCATCCGCAGCAAGCGGCCCTTCGTGCAAAGCCTGCGTGGCGTGATGCTGGTGGTGCAGGTCTGGATGATCGTCAACGCCTTCAAGCTGCTGGGCCTGGTCGAGACGCATGCCATCTTCGCCTGCTATCCGTTGATCATCACTGCACTCGCCGGCCCCGTGCTGGGCGAGCGTGTCACGCTGATGCGCTGGCTCACCATCCTGGCCGGCGCGCTGGGCGTGCTGCTCATCCTGCGGCCGGGGCCTGGCATGTTCTCGCCCGCCGCCTTGCTGGTGCTGCTCGCCGCGCTGAATTTCGCAGCCTATGGGCTTATCACCCGGCTGGTCGCGCGCGATGACCCGCCGGAGACGAGCTTCTTCTACACGGGCCTGGCCGGGGCTGCGGCAATCACCTTGCTGACGCCCTGGATCTGGACGCCCATCGCCTTCGCGGATTGGGGCTGGATGGGGCTGCTCTGCATCTCCGGCACGCTCGGCCATTACTTCCTGATCCGCGCGCTGGACCTGGCGGAGGCGAGCCGGTTGCAGCCGCTGGCCTATCTCCAGCTGGTCTTTGCCGCCGCACTCGGCGTGCTGGTCTTCGCCGAGCCGCTGCCCTGGACCACGGTGATGGGCGGTGCGCTGGTGGTGGCGGCCGGGGTGGTGAATATGCGGCTGACGCGGATGGGGCGTTGA
- a CDS encoding M20/M25/M40 family metallo-hydrolase: MEAKLDLPFDNEAMLTGLRTWVECESPTHDAAAVNRMMSLAARHLALMGATVETIPGRMGFGDCVRARFPHASKEPGILVLAHLDTVHPIGTLAGGLPFKREGDRAYGPGIQDMKGGTYLAIEAIRQLAIAGIATSKPVTVLLTPDEEVGSPSTRDLIEAEAARHSVVLVPEPARPDGGVVTGRYAIARFNLRTTGKPSHAGARLGEGRSAIREMCKQVIAIEEMTTEACTFSVGVIHAGQWVNCVATYCDAEALSMAKRQEDLDAAVEIMLNRKATGNDVQLEVKRGVTRPVWEPDGKVLALHATAEGIAKRLGFALPHQSSGGGSDGNFTGAMGIPTLDGLGIIGALAHTLEEHVIVSSMAPRAKLFAGLLQSV, encoded by the coding sequence ATGGAAGCCAAGCTCGACCTGCCCTTCGACAATGAGGCGATGCTCACCGGCCTGCGCACATGGGTCGAATGCGAAAGCCCGACGCATGACGCCGCGGCGGTGAACCGCATGATGTCACTCGCCGCACGCCACCTGGCGTTGATGGGCGCCACGGTCGAGACGATTCCCGGCCGCATGGGCTTTGGCGATTGCGTCCGCGCCCGCTTCCCGCATGCCTCGAAAGAGCCGGGCATCCTGGTGCTGGCGCATCTGGACACGGTGCATCCCATCGGCACGCTGGCCGGCGGATTGCCGTTCAAGCGCGAGGGTGACCGCGCCTATGGCCCCGGCATCCAGGACATGAAGGGGGGCACCTATCTCGCCATCGAGGCGATCCGCCAGCTCGCCATCGCCGGCATCGCCACCTCCAAGCCCGTGACCGTGCTGCTGACGCCGGATGAGGAAGTCGGCAGCCCCTCCACGCGGGACCTGATCGAGGCCGAAGCGGCACGTCATTCCGTCGTGCTGGTGCCGGAGCCCGCGCGGCCCGATGGCGGCGTCGTCACCGGCCGCTACGCCATCGCGCGCTTCAACCTGCGCACCACCGGCAAGCCGAGCCATGCCGGCGCGCGGCTGGGCGAGGGGCGCAGCGCCATCCGCGAGATGTGCAAGCAGGTCATCGCGATCGAGGAAATGACGACCGAGGCCTGCACCTTCTCGGTCGGCGTCATTCATGCCGGGCAATGGGTGAATTGCGTGGCGACCTATTGCGACGCCGAGGCGCTCTCCATGGCCAAGCGCCAGGAAGACCTGGATGCCGCCGTGGAGATCATGCTGAACCGCAAGGCCACGGGGAATGACGTGCAGCTGGAGGTGAAGCGCGGCGTGACACGCCCGGTCTGGGAGCCGGATGGCAAGGTGCTGGCGCTGCACGCCACCGCCGAAGGGATCGCCAAGCGGCTGGGTTTCGCGCTGCCGCACCAATCCTCGGGCGGCGGTTCGGATGGGAATTTTACGGGCGCGATGGGCATCCCCACGCTGGACGGCCTCGGCATCATCGGCGCCCTGGCCCATACGCTGGAGGAGCATGTGATCGTCAGCAGCATGGCGCCACGGGCCAAGCTCTTCGCCGGGCTGCTGCAAAGCGTCTGA